The window CGCCCCAAGGCCCGCCAGGCCCTCTCCAAGGCGGCGGCCGCCACCGCCGAGCGTTCCGGCGGTCCCTCCATCGAGCGGAGCGGCCTCACCGACTGGACGATCGGCGCCCTGCCCGAGGTCTTCGAGACCCGCCGGGCCGGCCAGCCGGTCAAGGCGTATCCGGCCCTGGTGGACGAGGGTTCCTCGGTCGCCGTCCGCCTCTTCGACTCCGAGGCCGAGCAGCGGCAGGCGATGCGGCGCGGCACCCGGCGCCTGATCCTGCTCAACATCCCGGTCAACCCGGCCAAGTTCGCCGCCGACCGGCTCACCAACCAGCAGAAGCTCAACCTCTCGGCCAACCCGCACGGCTCCGTCCAGGCCCTCTTCGAGGACTGCGCCACCGCCGCCGCCGACCGCCTCATCGCCGACCACGGCGGCCCCGCCTGGGACGAGGAGGCGTACCGGAAGCTGTACGAGAAGGTGCGCGCGGATCTGGTCGACACGACGCTGCGGGCCATCCAGCAGGTCCAGCAGGTGCTGGCGGCCTGGGGGGCGGTGGAGCGGCGGTTGAAGTCGACCCGTTCGCCGGCGCTGCTGGCCAACCTGGCCGACGTGCGCGAGCAGGTCTCGGCGCTGGTCCGGCCCGGCTTCGTCACGGAGGCGGGGCTCGGGCGCCTCCCCGACCTCAAGCGCTACCTGGTCGCCGCCGACCGGCGACTCGCTCAGATGCCGACCGGCGTGCAGCGGGACACGACCCGGATGGCCAAGATCAAGGAGATGCAGGACGAGTACGCGTGGCTGCTGGAGCAGCTGCCGCGGGGCAGACCCGTGCCGAAGGAGGTCCTGGAGATCCGCTGGATGATCGAGGAACTCCGGGTCAGCTACTTCGCGCACGCCCTCGGTACGGCGTACCCGGTCTCCGACAAACGCATCGTGAAGGCGGTGGACGCGGCGGCTCCGTGAGGCTCCGGGGCCCGCGCTCACGCCCCGCGGCGCGTGAGCGCCCGGTCGCACAGAGCGAGTTCGCGCGGTGGGCGGGGACTGGGGTAGAGTCCTGTCTCGCAGCACGGCGCGGAAACGGGCGGTGCTCACCAGCAAGGTCCTGTGGAGCAGTTTGGAGTGCTCGCCACCCTGTCAAGGTGGAGGCCGCGGGTTCAAATCCCGTCAGGACCGCCGGCGGAAGGCCCCACATCTTCGGATGTGGGGCCTTCTTCGTTGCCGTACCCGGGTGTTGGCCGCGCCGTACGGCACGGGCCCCGGCCGGAGTCCGCCACAGCCGCTCTGCCGCCCGCCGGGGCCTCGGCTCGCGCTCTCGGGCCCCGCGAGCTGCACGGCCGCCGCAGCGCCGCTCACGGGCGCCTGAGGGCCATGGGCCGCCCGACCGCCGCCACGGCCGTCCGCGCCGCCGCCCCGGGCCTCTCCGGCGGGTGGCAGCCGTCCGCACACGTGACCAACATCCCGCCACCGAATACCCGAGGACGCCCGCACGCCGGCTCCGTCGGTGCCAGGGTGGAGGCGAGCGGCGGACTCGGGAGAAGTGGCCTCATTAGTGCAACCGCCGCCCACAGGACAAGACGGGCGGCGTGTGACGGGTGTCACCGAAAGAGTTTCGGAAGGGGTGCCCTTTAACCGCCGCCTACAACCAATCAATTTAATATGTGCAATTGCACCGCCTTCGAACGCCGTCCGCGCGTTCCCCCGGAGGCCGCCCCCGGCATGGGCCCCGTCGGCGGCGACCCCGCCCGCGGAGGCTCCGTGGAGACCCGTACGGGACAGATCCGCGCAGGTGTCACGGGTACGGCGAGCGGCGCCCGCGGCGATCCGGAAGCGCCGGCGGCACCCCACCGGACGGCGCCGGGAGACAAAAAGATCGCGCTGGACCCGGCGGAGTCCAGCGCGATCAGAACGACACGCCCGTGGGGTACGGGCCGACGGGGTCCGTTGGGGCGGACCGCCGCGTCGTGTGGAGCTATGGGGTGCTGTGCGAGGCCGTGACGGGCGCACACCGGGTTGGGGGACCCGGAAACGCCCTGTTTCAGGCGGTTGTTCAGGCTTCGCTGCGCTGCTGCGGGATACCCGCGAGCAGCGCGCGGACCTCGGCCTCGCGGTAACGGCGGTGTCCGCCGAGCGTGCGGATCGACGTGAGCTTGCCAGCCTTCGCCCAGCGCGTGACCGTTTTGGGGTCGACACGGAACATCGTGGCGACCTCAGCGGGGGTCAGCAGCGGCTCGGCATCAGGGGTGCGAGCGGTCATGAGCGGCCTCCTCGGGAGAACCGAACCTTCTCGGTTCATTCCTCTAAATTCTGCACCTTGACCCACGTTGCCCGAAATGGCGGACGCGGGTCGAGTCGGTTATAGGACGAACGGCTTGTCCTCGGCACTACAACTACACCATCCGTCCAGCCACGTCGGCCAAACCGATGGAATTGCCCTCTCAGGTGGCCATCAGCGGCGGTAAGCCGATGGACCGTGTCATAGCGGACAGTCACACCGCTGTGACGATCAGTCACAAGGGTGCCCAGGAGCCACCACAACACCCATAGGACACAAGCGTGAGCAATCCGCCCCTAGTTGGGCGAATGGAGCCCACACCGGGCTCCTTGTCCTATTTTGACACGAGGGCGGGGGAAGGACGCAAGATCCCGTCTCCGTGGGTTCCCTCACGTTTGAGGCATACGCCCGGATCGGGACCTAGGTCCTAGGGCCACGGTCCCGGCCGAGCCGCCCGGCGACTCAGTTGGCGAACTGCCGCTCGCGCACCGCACGCCACCGCTCGACGAGCCGCGCGTACGCCTCGCCCGCCACCACGTCGTCCCCGACGGCCAGCGCGCGGATGCCCGAGGCGACGTCGGCCGCGGAACGGTCGGCGTCGAGCATCTCCGGCGGCAGCACGTGCACCAGCCCGCCGTAGTCCAGCTCGACCAGCGCCCGCGGGTGGAACTCCTCCAGCCACCGCCCTACATCTACCAGGCCCGTCACCAGCGGCCCCCCGGCCTGCCGCTCCCCCCGCTCGGCGGGATCGGCCGCGGCCACGCTGTCACGCAGCGCGCGCAGCCCGCGGGCCACCCGCCGGCGTGCCTGGGCCATCGGGGTGCGGTAGCGCAGCAGCGGGGGCTCGCCGTCCGCGCCCCGGTCGTACTCCCGGTCCTCGTCGCCGACCAGGACGAACCAGCTGAGCGGGACCGACCAGGCGGCCTGCCGGATCCACGCCCGGGCGTCCGGGTGGCGCTCCAGGTGGCGGGCGTGCTCGGCCTCGGCCGCCTCGCGGACCGCCGGGGGCAGCGCGGCGTCCAGCACCGCCGGCGGGAAGAGTCCGGCGCTCTCGCCGAGCGCCTCCCAGCACCGCAGCCGGATCGTCCACGGACAGATCAGCGGGGTGTCGCCGGACCAGAGCACGAAGGCGTCCTCGCTCTCCCGCCCGGGGGCGGGCAGCGACGCCGGCACGGCGGCCGGCCGGGCCCGCTGCTCCTCCTCGCAGCCGGGCGGCTCCCCCTCGTGGGCGTACCGCTCCCAGCGGCCGCGCTCAGGCTGGGGGAACGCGCCGAGCGGCTCGTAGACGCGCAGGTACGACGCGTACGGAAACCTGACCGCGGACACCTGCGGCACCCCGCTCCCTCCCCCCGACACCGGCTCGGACACCTCGGGCATCGTGCCACGCGGGCCACCCGGGCGAGGGAAGATCGGGCTCGGGGGACGACCATGGCACGGGCTCGTTCTACCCTCGTGCCACGGCGTCCGCCACCTTTACGGACTCCGCCCATCCGCCGCATCTCACCGGGAGTCACCACCGTGACCGACGTATCCGACGGCGTCCTGCGCACCCTGTTCCGCTCGGAGCAGGGCGGCCACGAGCAGGTCGTGCTCGTCCAGGACCGAAGCAGCGGCCTCAAGGCCGTCATCGCCCTCCACAGCACCGCCCTGGGCCCGGCCCTCGGCGGCACCCGCTTCTATCCCTACGCCGACGAGGCCGAGGCGGTCGCCGACGCGCTCAACCTCGCCCGCGGCATGTCGTACAAGAACGCCCTCGCCGGACTCGGCCACGGCGGCGGCAAGGCCGTGATCATCGGGGACCCGGAGCGCGACAAGACCGAGGAGCTGCTGCTGGCCTACGGCCGCGCCGTCGCCTCGCTCGGCGGCCGGTACGTCACCGCCTGCGACGTCGGCACCTACGTCGCCGACATGGACGTGGTCGCCCGCGAGAACCGCTGGACCACCGGGCGCTCCCCCGAGAACGGCGGCGCCGGCGACTCCTCGGTCCTCACCGCCTTCGGCGTCTACCAGGGCATGCGCGCCTCGGCCCAGCACCAGTGGGGCGACCCCTCACTTCGCGGGCGCAAGGTGGGCGTGGCCGGGATCGGCAAGGTCGGACGGCACCTGGTCGGCCACCTCCTGGCGGAGGGCGCCGAGGTCGTCGTCACCGACGTCCGCGAGGAGGCGGTCCGGCTGATCACCGAGCGCCACCCCGAGGTGACGGCCGCCCCCGACACCGGGGCGCTGCTCCGCACGGCCGGGCTCGACGTCTACGCGCCCTGCGCCCTCGGCGGCGCGCTGAACGACGAGACGGTCCCCGCGCTCACCGCCAAGGTGGTCTGCGGCGCCGCCAACAACCAGCTCGCCCACCCCGGCATCGAGAAGGACCTCGCCGACCGCGGCGTCCTCTACGCGCCGGACTACGTGATCAACGCCGGCGGGGTCATCCAGGTCGCCGACGAGCTGCACGGCTTCGACTTCGACCGCTGCAAGCAGAAGGCGGCGAAGATCTTCGACACGACACTCGAGATCTTCGCACGTGCGAAGTCGGACGGCGTGCCCCCGGCCGCCGCCGCAGACCGGCTCGCCGAGCAGCGCATGGCGGACGGCCTCCGGGGCTGACCCACCCCCCGGACAGGCGATCATTTCCAGCCAATTTTCCCCCGCCGTGAAGGCTCACGGCGGGGGTTTTCCGCCCCCACGCCAGCACGAGGCGAGGCCGATCGCTTACCGGACGTAACCGCCCGAAACGCCCGGAGTCGGCCGCCGCGGACGGGATGCGCGCGACGGCCGTCCGGGCCTCCGCGCGGTCCGGCGAA is drawn from Streptomyces diastaticus subsp. diastaticus and contains these coding sequences:
- the bldC gene encoding developmental transcriptional regulator BldC — protein: MTARTPDAEPLLTPAEVATMFRVDPKTVTRWAKAGKLTSIRTLGGHRRYREAEVRALLAGIPQQRSEA
- a CDS encoding Leu/Phe/Val dehydrogenase gives rise to the protein MTDVSDGVLRTLFRSEQGGHEQVVLVQDRSSGLKAVIALHSTALGPALGGTRFYPYADEAEAVADALNLARGMSYKNALAGLGHGGGKAVIIGDPERDKTEELLLAYGRAVASLGGRYVTACDVGTYVADMDVVARENRWTTGRSPENGGAGDSSVLTAFGVYQGMRASAQHQWGDPSLRGRKVGVAGIGKVGRHLVGHLLAEGAEVVVTDVREEAVRLITERHPEVTAAPDTGALLRTAGLDVYAPCALGGALNDETVPALTAKVVCGAANNQLAHPGIEKDLADRGVLYAPDYVINAGGVIQVADELHGFDFDRCKQKAAKIFDTTLEIFARAKSDGVPPAAAADRLAEQRMADGLRG